The Tigriopus californicus strain San Diego chromosome 5, Tcal_SD_v2.1, whole genome shotgun sequence genome includes a region encoding these proteins:
- the LOC131880421 gene encoding serine/arginine repetitive matrix protein 2-like: MSVDLHLSHHGSPPNSLQMVPVPDETEEEDPDILDLSGQNLEKLTRAAPDCQLNTTTLILDDNLLQRLDNIHTYQCLEKLSVQSNQLIRMFQVAKLSHLKILNLAHNHVVTMEGLKELKLLTWLSLAANNIKAIEHLNQNVHLEHLDLSDNAITTVADISYLKNLKTCLLHKNRITTLQGCERSLPTALTALTLNDNEVSDLTDVSHLTALQSLEQLTFANNPAIEQPEDIRKQFDYRPYIINWCLGIQVLDGILVGAKESLKAEWMYSQSKGRQFTKGYHSDLLDYLVDTCPLHPDKDWQEDKKLNLILSKVQEHQLSLRQELPSSCLSNGMPHPGSSTLPRSFTTSSGNEGTPRRNSSSFEPSAGIASPRTPSRSVSATPTLQRRSFQSRSGSFRTSRTSPSPVRRATPLRNQNDPPKVYRVALPRTLYGDDINGNQSNGGTLMTQSMDPSQLGSTLVDSGHLRTAESVMSQSITDERLFRTTGGSTSSRPNSLFEHSDNEMQVQDLSENELGQAKLYHRLQNRLNPVPESLNSPDVPVPKRKNQRDDPMMLYNRDFTASFPSAQVQNPFQSLPLSASYHASVQGNGGRGDSSSSDPDNNMVPPAKPVSKSKPKARPTRLLNRNSSSVGSGVMSGNNSPRPELRSNSMGPRGNMEVRKSHPPNRQVNDLKKNDDNVRKSQRSSSNRKVAQTSTAEDDSSHSESDNELARQRNQKSMGRETTPKGSRPSSARNGKKTNGLRTGKGATGSGSDVEKKTPRYVADKYSSETRPEGPPTRSRPSNRPGSAPIKSAAKSNHSVNRQRSNTLNMSNRKQTNSTGSDVMSKSQYYDRSTSVTSNPDPMTMSTSTASTVIQKTWKGHHTRHKDEKVQELKHEVRSMRTEEHVKYLTKELNQAKSALEQERKLRSLQMDAIKVLWKEVQMMDATKNNEKDRSRPSGSFGSKISSRSSEHSIAKLMETLEATAGNNGSNSSNLLTPAKSTPSSEGLKSPKTPNMETIHKLNLTCNGLQTQVEQLQSSLNGVLKFMSAFSSNIERTRHSSSTSTTQDTASFQFYHTPSATAAPTSLPPSLFSSMVEPHHPGMYTSWDPHHMPNDDLEANQNTPTSSAVNNMSRSCDSLVQTELSGIVTPLVEEHKGQKGLRFQLGVVEEAKSNRPSSLPGLNDPKVKSQKRSKIPGLKTLAGQVVLASPKAPPQVKVFAKNLVDEALSETISKAISDSLQFQDDGTDISSSWAHDEDDTKSPPTPTHYEMSHSSMVETDSLEENNSPKMVKAKSGQSQK; encoded by the exons ATGTCGGTGGATCTTCATTTATCGCATCATGGGTCGCCCCCCAACTCTTTACAAATGGTGCCAGTCCCGGATGAGACCGAAGAGGAAGATCCGGATATCCTGGATCTGTCCGGACAGAATCTGGAAAAACTCACCCGAGCCGCTCCCGATTGCCAACTGAATACCACcactttgattttggatgaTAACTTGCTTCAACGATTGGACAATATCCACACATACCAGTGTCTCGAAAAA CTGTCTGTCCAGAGCAACCAACTGATCCGGATGTTTCAAGTAGCCAAATTGAGTCATCTCAAGATTCTGAACCTGGCCCATAACCACGTGGTCACCATGGAAGGACTCAAAGAGCTCAAACTACTCACTTGGTTGAGCCTGGCTGCCAATAACATCAAAGCTATCGAGCATCTCAACCAGAATGTGCATCTTGAGCACCTTGATTTGTCTGACAACGCCATCACCACGGTAGCGGATATATCCTATTTAAAGAATCTGAAG ACGTGTCTTCTCCATAAGAATCGCATCACAACTCTCCAGGGATGTGAGCGCTCCCTTCCCACAGCCTTGACAGCCTTGACTTTGAACGATAACGAAGTCTCAGACCTGACGGATGTCTCTCATCTAACGGCCCTCCAATCCCTCGAGCAACTCACCTTTGCCAATAATCCTGCCATTGAACAGCCAGAGGACATTCGGAAGCAATTTGACTATCGCCCGTACATCATCAACTGGTGTTTGGGCATCCAAGTCTTGGATGGAATCCTAGTGGGAGCTAAAGAGAG CTTGAAAGCGGAGTGGATGTACAGCCAGAGCAAAGGACGGCAATTTACCAAAGGATACCACTCCGATCTCTTGGATTATCTCGTGGACACCTGCCCTCTACATCCGGATAAGGATTGGCAAGAGGACAAAAAACTCAATCTCATCCTTTCCAAAGTCCAGGAGCACCAACTCAGTCTCCGACAAGAACTGCCTTCGAGTTGCCTGAGCAATG GTATGCCTCATCCTGGTTCTAGCACTTTACCTAGATCTTTCACAACCTCATCAGGTAATGAAGGCACGCCTCGACGAAACTCTTCTTCCTTTGAGCCTTCAGCCGGCATCGCCTCGCCAAGGACTCCTTCAAGGTCCGTGAGTGCCACCCCAACTCTTCAGCGACGGAGCTTTCAATCGAGATCGGGCAGTTTCCGGACATCCCGGACCTCTCCATCCCCGGTGAGAAGGGCCACGCCCCTGCGCAATCAAAACGACCCGCCCAAAGTGTACCGGGTGGCTTTGCCTCGAACTCTATATGGGGACGATATTAACGGAAACCAATCCAACGGCGGCACTCTCATGACCCAAAGTATGGATCCCAGTCAACTGGGCTCCACCCTGGTCGATAGTGGACATTTGAGGACGGCAGAATCCGTCATGAGTCAAAGTATCACGGATGAGCGTCTCTTCCGAACCACTGGAGGGTCAACATCATCTCGACCCAACTCATTGTTTGAGCACAGTGACAATGAGATGCAGGTCCAGGATCTTTCAGAGA ACGAGTTGGGCCAAGCCAAGCTGTATCACCGCCTTCAGAACCGCTTGAATCCAGTGCCCGAATCATTAAATAGTCCCGATGTGCCGGTCCCGAAACGCAAGAATCAACGAGATGATCCCATGATGTTGTACAATCGGGATTTCACCGCCTCGTTCCCGTCCGCTCAGGTCCAAAACCCATTCCAATCTTTGCCCCTGAGTGCCAGCTACCATGCCTCAGTCCAGGGAAATGGTGGACGGGGGGATAGCAGCTCCAGTGATCCGGATAATAACATGGTGCCTCCAGCCAAACCCGTTAGCAAGTCCAAACCCAAGGCTCGACCCACTCGGCTCCTGAACCGCAACTCTTCATCCGTGGGGAGCGGGGTTATGAGTGGAAATAATTCGCCGAGGCCGGAATTAAGATCGAACTCCATGGGTCCTCGGGGTAATATGGAGGTCCGAAAGTCCCATCCTCCGAATCGGCAggtcaatgatttgaaaaaaaacgatgACAATGTTCGAAAGAGCCAACGGTCCTCGAGCaatcgaaaagtggctcaaactTCAACGGCCGAGGATGATTCGAGCCATAGTGAATCGGATAATGAATTAGCCAGGCAGAGGAACCAAAAGTCCATGGGACGCGAAACCACTCCCAAAGGTTCAAGACCCTCAAGTGCTCGAAATGGGAAGAAGACGAATGGATTGAGAACGGGCAAGGGCGCCACTGGATCAGGCTCTGATGTGGAGAAAAAGACCCCGAGGTATGTGGCGGATAAATATTCGTCGGAGACGCGACCAGAGGGTCCACCAACACGATCCAGACCGTCGAATCGACCGGGCAGTGCCCCTATCAAAAGCGCAGCTAAGTCAAACCATTCCGTCAATCGTCAAAGGTCAAATACCTTGAACATGTCCAACCGGAAACAAACGAATTCTACAG GTTCGGATGTCATGTCGAAATCTCAATATTACGACCGGAGCACGAGTGTCACCTCCAATCCTGATCCCATGACAATGTCGACCTCGACGGCCTCCACCGTGATTCAAAAGACTTGGAAAGGTCACCACACCCGACACAAGGACGAAAAAGTCCAAGAGCTCAAGCACGAGGTGCGCTCCATGAGGACCGAAGAGCACGTCAAATATCTCACCAAAGAGCTCAATCAAGCCAAATCGGCGTTGGAGCAAGAGCGCAAACTCCGATCCTTGCAAATGGACGCCATCAAGGTCCTATGGAAGGAGGTACAAATGATGGATGCCACGAAAAACAACGAGAAAGACCGCTCACGCCCTAGCGGCAGTTTTGGGAGCAAGATCAGCTCCAGATCCTCCGAGCACTCCATTGCCAAACTCATGGAGACTCTGGAAGCCACCGCTGGCAACAACGGGTCCAACTCGTCCAATCTGCTGACGCCCGCCAAATCCACGCCGTCAAGCGAAGGTCTCAAATCGCCCAAGACTCCGAATATGGAAACCATTCACAAGTTGAATCTCACCTGCAATGGTCTTCAAACCCAAGTGGAACAGCTCCAGTCCAGCTTGAACGGGGTCCTGAAGTTCATGTCGGCCTTCTCGTCCAACATCGAACGGACGCGACACTCTAGTTCCACGTCCACCACCCAAGATACGGCCTCTTTTCAGTTCTACCACACCCCTTCGGCCACCGCCGCACCCACTTCACTTCCGCCCAGTTTGTTCTCGTCCATGGTGGAGCCTCATCATCCGGGGATGTACACCAGTTGGGACCCGCATCATATGCCTAATGACGACTTGGAGGCCAATCAAAACACGCCCACCTCGAGTGCGGTCAATAACATGTCTCGATCTTGCGACAGCCTAGTCCAAACCGAACTCTCGGGTATCGTGACGCCGCTTGTGGAAGAACATAAAGGCCAGAAAGGCCTCCGGTTCCAATTGGGTGTGGTCGAAGAGGCCAAATCCAATCGACCTTCCTCTTTGCCGGGATTGAACGATCCGAAGGTGAAATCGCAGAAAAGATCCAAAATCCCGGGCCTGAAAACTTTGGCCGGTCAAGTGGTTCTGGCCTCGCCCAAGGCCCCACCCCAAGTGAAGGTGTTCGCCAAGAATCTCGTGGATGAGGCCTTGAGTGAGACCATCTCCAAAGCCATTTCCGACTCGTTGCAATTTCAAGATGATGGGACGGACATCTCGAGCTCCTGGGCCCATGACGAGGATGACACGAAATCACCGCCCACGCCCACTCACTACGAGATGTCGCATTCAAGCATGGTTGAAACGGACTCGCTGGAGGAGAACAACTCGCCCAAGATGGTCAAAGCCAAAAGTGGTCAAAGCCAGAAGTAG
- the LOC131880429 gene encoding phosphoacetylglucosamine mutase-like gives MWAEAVKVGLEQHAKGDLKAIQYGTAGFRTDAKLLDHVMYRMGILAVLRSKLKQAAIGVMITASHNQEKDNGVKLVDPKGEMLEQSWEALATKLANAKDDELDIVLDEIAQSQGIDHALPSSVFVGRDTRESSPRLAQAILDGIKAVEGAVIDAGIVSTPQLHYLVVCQNTHGQYGEASAKGYYSKISQAFKAFRGSNPVNGRYSPKLMFDGANGVGAQKMKEFLTFLGDSIQMEIVNDGTQPGDVLNGDCGADFVKVQQTSPKGLEKTRGERCVSVDGDADRVMYFYNDKESGQFAMLDGDRIATLVAEFLKELLDQAKVSLNMGIVQTAYANGSSTNYITQKLNVPVACVPTGVKHLHHKAQDFDIGVYFEANGHGTIVFSDAAQAKIRDTAASSNSIQAQKLAHLVDVINQTVGDAISDMLLVESILHAKGWSIEDWRKAYQDLPNRQMKVRVADRNVISTTDAERQVVTPKGLQDEIDALVKKFPQGRSFVRPSGTEDVVRVYSESDTQDNADQLAYEVGLKVHALAGGVGEPTPKPK, from the exons ATGTGGGCTGAAGCTGTCAAGGTGGGCCTGGAACAACACGCCAAGGGAGACCTCAAGGCCATTCAATATGGAACAGCCGGATTTCGGACTGA CGCCAAACTTCTCGACCATGTCATGTATCGGATGGGTATCTTGGCAGTTCTCCGATCCAAATTGAAGCAAG CTGCCATTGGTGTGATGATCACTGCATCCCACaatcaagaaaaagacaatGGTGTCAAGCTAGTGGATCCCAAGGGCGAAATGCTCGAGCAAAGTTGGGAGGCATTGGCCACCAAACTAGCCAACGCCAA AGACGATGAGTTGGACATTGTTTTGGACGAGATCGCCCAATCCCAAGGGATTGACCACGCATTGCCTTCATCCGTGTTCGTCGGAAGAGACACCAG AGAGAGTAGTCCAAGGTTGGCCCAAGCCATTTTGGATGGCATCAAGGCCGTGGAGGGGGCCGTAATTGATGCCGGGATTGTGTCCACTCCTCAATTGCACTATTTGGTGGTGTGTCAAAACACCCATGGCCAGTATGGAGAAGCCTCAGCCAAGGGCTACTATTCTAAGATTAGCCAAGCCTTCAAGGCTTTCCGAGGCAGT AACCCGGTGAACGGAAGGTATTCACCAAAACTGATGTTTGATGGCGCCAATGGAGTGGGAGCCCAAAAGATGAAGGAGTTTCTTACCTTCTTGGGAGATTCGATCCAAATGGAGATTGTCAATGACGGCACTCAACCCGGAGATGTGCTCAATGGGGATTGTGGCGCGGATTTCGTCAAGGTTCAACAGACATCGCCCAAAGGTCTGGAGAAGACCCGGGGGGAGCGATGTGTGTCGGTGGATGGTGATGCGGATCGAGTCATGTATTTTTACAATGATAAGGAATCCGGACAATTCGCCATGTTGGATGGAGATCGGATCGCCACTTTAG TGGCCGAGTTCCTCAAGGAGTTGTTGGACCAAGCAAAAGTGTCCCTGAATATGGGTATTGTTCAGACAGCTTATGCCAATGGAAGTTCTACCAATTATATCACCCAGAAATTG AACGTGCCTGTGGCTTGCGTTCCCACTGGTGTTAAACACTTGCATCATAAAGCCCAAGATTTCGATATCGGCGTCTACTTCGAGGCCAATGGTCACGGCACCATCGTGTTCTCGGATGCAGCTCAAGCCAAAATCCGAGACACTGCTGCCTCTTCGAACAGTATTCAAGCTCAGAAATTGGCACATTTAGTGGATGTGATTAATCAG ACTGTGGGTGATGCCATTTCCGACATGTTATTGGTTGAGAGCATCCTTCATGCCAAGGGATGGTCGATCGAGGATTGGCGGAAAGCCTATCAAGACTTGCCCAATCGCCAAATGAAAGTGCGAGTGGCGGATCGAAACGTGATTTCCACGACCGACGCTGAGAGACAAGTGGTCACGCCCAAAGGCTTGCAAGACGAAATCGATGCCTTGGTCAAGAAATTCCCTCAAGGCCGATCTTTCGTTAG ACCTTCGGGCACCGAGGACGTGGTTCGAGTGTATTCCGAGTCCGATACCCAAGACAACGCCGACCAATTGGCTTATGAAGTGGGCTTGAAGGTCCACGCCCTAGCTGGAGGCGTGGGAGAGCCCACCCCCAAACCCAAGTGA
- the LOC131880426 gene encoding uncharacterized protein LOC131880426 has product MSSRDASTTPTQQRFMKRSNSSTSISSTLSGYGSSELSKWKNLGFTLKNFTKSTLPRMHSMEERSLSANSSLSSSGARSVARALHIANAQSRQLLQKGKPATKLQAKTTGGLISSVETEIEYWHEATASWTKEAFLKINKYQGKVTINSEFEKVRLEVGSTLRIEYINPITRDFNIILGCNGDKYRIAVYNEYEGDNLISSLSKLGATVIQRRKLPPCGAKLGLRPISEGQALSSPDPPYSPGSPNMHLENGRNPILRRKSTGSTSERRSYNRLNSPSTAAMTSVEHSSLEDEVLLPRSHSMCVKDPEAPVIFPSMGDSQTKNPEKLETFSRRLNHRLEDRKNVQSRSDQSLNSDEISHENSSCTSRSSCNYSVSSSGTGSETEEGFDDFQPAEEIGHCVSDGLKSNPEYISGSLPRKVSFPGDKGKMEKYEFLLVNIEDDPNILDPGQFGVSGEMQSCHFDDYPEDTFSLVDEVDFVSDLSSSRWIRRSIEDLDLEFASTPHERKNSHKRGVQKSQSPTYFHMPSSVDEQSTLSLSMGNLTTVIEDNLCESHSGIETPATTKSTTKNHESHYYGAKGAHQSAVRHEVINFLNDRPGIEV; this is encoded by the coding sequence atgtcttCAAGGGACGCTTCAACAACACCAACTCAACAGAGATTCATGAAGAGATCCAATTCCAGTACCTCCATCTCTTCTACACTTAGTGGTTACGGGTCATCTGAGCTGAGCAAGTGGAAGAATCTCGGATTCACCCTCAAGAACTTCACCAAGAGTACTCTCCCTCGGATGCACTCCATGGAGGAGCGCTCGCTCTCCGCCAACTCCAGTTTATCCAGCAGCGGGGCTCGATCCGTGGCGAGAGCGCTTCACATTGCCAATGCTCAATCCCGACAACTCCTGCAGAAGGGTAAACCCGCGACGAAACTTCAAGCCAAGACCACAGGTGGATTGATCTCCTCAGTTGAGACCGAGATCGAGTACTGGCATGAAGCTACCGCATCTTGGACCAAGGAAGCCTTTCTCAAGATTAACAAGTACCAAGGAAAAGTGACTATCAACAGCGAGTTCGAAAAGGTGCGTCTGGAGGTGGGTTCTACTTTGCGGATTGAATACATCAATCCAATCACCCGGGATTTCAACATCATCTTGGGGTGCAATGGTGACAAATATCGGATTGCAGTGTACAATGAATATGAGGGGGACAATCTGATCTCGTCTTTGTCTAAACTTGGTGCTACAGTGATCCAACGCCGAAAGTTGCCTCCTTGTGGAGCAAAACTCGGCCTCAGGCCGATCAGTGAAGGACAAGCCTTGAGCTCACCTGACCCTCCATATTCCCCGGGATCCCCGAACATGCATTTAGAAAACGGGCGAAATCCGATCCTGCGCAGGAAGAGCACCGGAAGCACGTCAGAACGTAGAAGCTACAACCGATTGAATAGCCCAAGCACGGCAGCGATGACATCTGTGGAGCATTCATCTCTGGAGGACGAGGTCTTGTTACCCCGTAGCCATTCAATGTGTGTGAAAGACCCTGAAGCACCGGTGATCTTCCCTTCAATGGGTGACAGTCAAACGAAAAATCCTGAGAAACTGGAGACATTCTCACGGCGACTGAATCATCGTCTTGAGGATCGGAAGAATGTCCAATCGAGAAGTGACCAATCGCTGAATTCGGACGAGATCAGTCACGAGAATAGTAGTTGCACAAGCAGAAGTAGCTGCAACTACAGCGTGAGCTCCTCGGGAACGGGTAGCGAAACCGAGGAAGGCTTTGACGACTTTCAACCCGCGGAAGAAATAGGTCATTGTGTTTCGGATGGTTTGAAATCGAATCCAGAGTACATCTCCGGATCACTCCCGAGAAAAGTCAGCTTCCCTGGAGACAAGGGTAAGATGGAAAAATACGAGTTTCTTTTGGTCAACATTGAGGATGATCCCAATATCTTGGACCCGGGTCAGTTTGGTGTGTCTGGCGAGATGCAGTCCTGTCATTTCGACGACTACCCAGAAGATACATTTTCACTTGTCGATGAAGTCGATTTTGTATCGGACTTGTCATCCTCTCGATGGATCCGCCGGTCTATTGAAGACTTGGACCTCGAGTTTGCGAGTACCCCTCACGAGCGGAAAAACTCTCACAAACGTGGGGTTCAAAAGAGTCAATCTCCGACTTACTTCCACATGCCGTCCTCTGTCGATGAACAGAGTACGCTATCTTTGTCCATGGGAAACTTGACGACTGTGATTGAGGACAACCTCTGTGAGAGCCATAGCGGTATTGAAACACCAGCCACCACCAAATCAACAACCAAGAATCACGAAAGCCATTATTACGGTGCCAAAGGGGCTCACCAGTCCGCCGTACGCCATGAAGTGATCAATTTCCTCAACGACCGACCAGGAATTGAGGTGTGA